The Triticum aestivum cultivar Chinese Spring chromosome 7B, IWGSC CS RefSeq v2.1, whole genome shotgun sequence genome window below encodes:
- the LOC123160472 gene encoding chaperone protein dnaJ 11, chloroplastic, whose amino-acid sequence MATFAAAAVALPGRVAGSRRCVVARASATMPVAGRTHYEVLGVGARASRGEIKAAYRHLAREVHPDGTGGGGNEGFIRLHAAYATLADPDERACYDRNVAGRAAAMMMRRAGAAVPAFRRRTWETDQCW is encoded by the coding sequence ATGGCTACATTCGCTGCTGCAGCCGTGGCTCTTCCAGGTCGCGTTGCCGGATCTCGGCGGTGCGTGGTGGCGCGGGCGTCTGCGACTATGCCGGTGGCAGGGAGGACGCACTACGAGGTGCTCGGGGTGGGCGCGCGGGCCAGTAGGGGGGAGATCAAGGCTGCGTACCGGCACCTTGCCAGGGAGGTGCACCCGGACGGCACAGGTGGAGGTGGCAACGAGGGCTTCATCCGGCTGCACGCGGCCTACGCCACGCTCGCCGACCCCGACGAGCGCGCGTGCTACGACCGGAACGTGGCCGGCCGCGCCGCGGCTATGATGATGCGGCGGGCTGGAGCGGCGGTGCCAGCGTTCCGGCGGAGGACATGGGAGACCGACCAGTGCTGGTAG